In Gadus chalcogrammus isolate NIFS_2021 chromosome 23, NIFS_Gcha_1.0, whole genome shotgun sequence, a genomic segment contains:
- the bambia gene encoding BMP and activin membrane-bound inhibitor (Xenopus laevis) homolog a — MDRHSSFISIWLQLELCAMAVLLTKGEIRCYCDAPHCVATGYMCKSELNACFTKVLDPFNTNSPLTHGCLDPVANAADVCSGPSKSSDIFAPLSATLECCHDDMCNYRGLHDVAHTRESPDHGRYPPESGNRNLVTRVQELASAKEVWFRAAVIAVPIAGGLILVLLIMLALRMLRSENKRLRDQRQQMLSRLHYSFHGHHTKKGHVAKLDLECMVPVTGHENCCLTCDKMRQADHGAGNDKILSLVHWGMYSGHGKLEFV; from the exons ATGGATCGCCATTCCAGTTTCATTTCTATTTGGCTACAATTGGAACTATGTGCCATGGCGGTTCTTCTCACTAAAG GGGAAATAAGGTGTTACTGTGATGCGCCGCACTGCGTAGCCACTGGCTACATGTGCAAGTCGGAGCTCAACGCCTGTTTCACCAAGGTGCTGGACCCGTTCAACACCAACTCGCCGCTCACGCACGGCTGTCTGGACCCGGTCGCAAACGCGGCCGACGTGTGCAGTGGTCCCTCCAAGAGCTCAGACATTTTTGCTCCCCTCTCGGCCACACTGGAGTGCTGCCACGATGACATGTGCAACTACAGAGGCCTGCACGATGTGGCACACACAAGAGAGTCTCCAG ACCATGGGCGCTACCCTCCGGAGAGCGGCAACCGGAACCTGGTGACGCGGGTGCAGGAGCTGGCCTCGGCCAAGGAGGTGTGGTTCCGCGCGGCGGTGATCGCCGTGCCCATCGCCGGCGGCCTCATCCTGGTGCTGCTCATCATGCTGGCCCTGCGCATGCTGCGCAGCGAGAACAAGCGGCTGCGCGACCAGCGGCAGCAGATGCTGTCGCGGCTCCACTACAGCTTCCACGGCCACCACACCAAGAAGGGCCACGTGGCCAAGCTGGACCTGGAGTGCATGGTGCCCGTCACGGGCCACGAGAACTGCTGCCTCACCTGCGACAAGATGCGCCAGGCGGACCACGGCGCGGGCAACGACAAGATCCTGTCGCTGGTGCACTGGGGGATGTACAGCGGGCACGGGAAGCTGGAGTTTGTATGA